The following coding sequences lie in one Actinomyces capricornis genomic window:
- a CDS encoding YifB family Mg chelatase-like AAA ATPase codes for MGLARTLAITLTGLRGHVVEVEAHCAQGLPGFTLVGLPDAAVRESRERVRAALSSCGVTWGEHRLTVNLSPADLRKSGTGLDLALALAVLGARGRLGAGAAAQLGRTVYIGELGLDGSVHPVRGVLPCVQAAVSAGIEEIVVAQGAAAEAGLVPGARVTAVSHVGQLVERYGGRLPAALASTVARIGEQARACPQEESGQPAPEQPDLADVVGQAGARHALEVAAAGGHHLLMVGPPGAGKTMLAERLPSILPPLEQADAVTVTAIHSVAGTFNPDAGLITAPPLRSPHHTATRAAVVGGGSGMPRPGDICLAHRGVLFLDEAPEFSAGILDCLRQPLESGTVTIDRAGGRATYPAAFQLVLAANPCPCGKAGGRGLECTCTSLQRRRYFSRLSGPLLDRVDIQVEVEAVTIADLTRAGAAEPSAVVAQRVAQARERTRRRLAGTPWALNAEVPGSYLRGPDGGLPDALGKRLIAAMERGDLSLRGVDRVLRLTWTLADLEGTTTPTLTHLGTALALRTSGARP; via the coding sequence ATGGGCCTGGCACGCACTCTGGCCATCACCCTGACCGGTCTGCGCGGGCACGTGGTCGAGGTCGAGGCCCACTGCGCCCAGGGGCTGCCCGGCTTCACCCTCGTGGGCCTGCCCGACGCCGCCGTGCGAGAGTCGCGCGAGCGGGTGCGCGCCGCCCTGAGCAGCTGCGGCGTCACCTGGGGGGAGCACCGCCTGACCGTCAACCTCTCACCGGCGGACCTGCGCAAGAGCGGCACCGGACTGGACCTGGCCCTGGCTCTGGCGGTGCTGGGCGCCCGCGGCAGGCTCGGTGCGGGGGCCGCCGCGCAGCTGGGGCGGACGGTCTACATCGGCGAGCTCGGCCTGGACGGCTCGGTCCACCCGGTGCGCGGCGTGCTGCCCTGCGTCCAGGCGGCCGTGAGCGCCGGGATCGAGGAGATCGTCGTCGCCCAGGGCGCCGCGGCCGAGGCCGGGCTCGTGCCGGGGGCCCGGGTGACGGCGGTGTCCCATGTGGGCCAGCTCGTGGAGCGCTACGGCGGCCGGCTGCCCGCAGCGCTGGCCTCCACCGTGGCCCGGATCGGGGAGCAGGCGCGGGCCTGTCCGCAGGAGGAATCGGGGCAGCCGGCACCTGAGCAGCCCGATCTCGCCGACGTCGTCGGCCAGGCCGGGGCCCGCCACGCCCTGGAGGTGGCCGCCGCCGGGGGCCACCACCTGCTCATGGTGGGGCCCCCGGGCGCCGGCAAGACGATGCTGGCCGAGCGCCTGCCCTCCATCCTGCCGCCCTTGGAGCAGGCCGACGCCGTGACAGTCACGGCCATCCACTCCGTGGCCGGGACCTTCAACCCCGATGCGGGCCTCATCACCGCTCCTCCCCTGCGCAGCCCCCACCACACCGCCACCCGGGCGGCCGTGGTCGGCGGGGGATCGGGCATGCCCCGTCCCGGGGACATCTGCCTGGCCCACCGGGGGGTGCTCTTCCTGGATGAGGCCCCGGAGTTCAGCGCCGGGATCCTGGACTGCCTGCGCCAGCCGCTGGAGTCGGGGACCGTGACCATCGACCGCGCGGGCGGACGGGCCACCTACCCTGCCGCCTTCCAACTGGTCCTGGCGGCCAACCCGTGCCCCTGTGGGAAGGCGGGGGGACGGGGCCTGGAGTGCACCTGCACCTCCCTGCAACGGCGCCGCTACTTCTCCCGCCTGTCCGGCCCGCTGCTGGACCGGGTGGACATCCAGGTGGAGGTCGAGGCGGTCACCATCGCCGACCTCACCAGGGCCGGCGCGGCCGAGCCCAGCGCCGTCGTCGCCCAGCGCGTGGCCCAGGCGCGCGAGCGCACCAGGCGCCGCCTCGCGGGCACTCCCTGGGCGCTCAATGCGGAGGTACCCGGCTCCTACCTGCGCGGCCCCGACGGCGGCCTGCCGGATGCGCTGGGCAAGCGCCTCATCGCGGCCATGGAGCGCGGCGACCTGTCCCTGCGCGGGGTGGACCGCGTCCTGCGGCTGACCTGGACGCTGGCCGACCTCGAAGGGACCACCACCCCCACTCTCACCCACCTCGGGACCGCCCTGGCCCTGCGAACCTCAGGAGCACGACCATGA
- a CDS encoding YraN family protein: MPLTIAETVEPRSAERARTGRHGEDLAAAYLADIGWRVLDRNWRPGSGLRGELDLIALETSPHGARPSLVVVEVKTRRCLRQGPPAAAVDGRKLARLRALAAAWAAAHRVDHSGLRIDVISVLLPETGPAQLRHHRGVGL, translated from the coding sequence GTGCCCCTGACCATCGCGGAAACCGTAGAGCCCCGCAGTGCCGAGCGGGCCCGCACCGGGCGCCACGGCGAGGACCTGGCCGCCGCCTACCTCGCCGATATCGGCTGGCGGGTCCTGGATCGCAACTGGCGGCCCGGCAGCGGGCTGCGCGGCGAGCTCGATCTCATCGCCCTGGAGACGAGTCCCCACGGCGCCCGACCATCCCTGGTGGTGGTCGAGGTCAAGACCCGCCGCTGCCTGCGCCAGGGCCCACCGGCGGCCGCGGTGGACGGGCGCAAGCTCGCCCGCCTGCGGGCGCTGGCCGCGGCCTGGGCCGCTGCGCACCGGGTCGACCACTCGGGGCTGCGCATCGATGTCATCTCGGTGCTGCTGCCCGAGACGGGCCCCGCCCAGCTGCGCCACCACCGGGGAGTGGGGCTGTGA
- a CDS encoding DUF2469 domain-containing protein translates to MSAEDLEAYENELELSLYREYRDVVSLFSYVVETERRFYLANAVDVQVRGNGEEVFFELTLEDAWVWDIYRTSRFVKSVHVVTFKDVNVEELTKLEMDIPS, encoded by the coding sequence GTGAGCGCTGAAGACCTCGAGGCCTATGAGAACGAGCTGGAGCTCTCCCTGTACCGGGAGTACCGCGACGTCGTCTCGCTGTTCTCCTATGTGGTGGAGACCGAGCGCCGCTTCTACCTGGCCAATGCCGTGGACGTCCAGGTGCGGGGCAACGGCGAGGAGGTCTTCTTCGAGCTGACCCTGGAGGACGCCTGGGTGTGGGACATCTACCGCACTTCCCGGTTCGTCAAGTCCGTGCACGTGGTCACCTTCAAGGACGTCAACGTCGAGGAGCTGACCAAGCTGGAGATGGACATCCCCTCCTAG
- a CDS encoding ribonuclease HII encodes MSPRARLLPDRALETELLAGTDLVAGMDEVGRGALAGPVSVGLAVVSRSTPAQMPPGLADSKQLTARRRQALVAPVRQWVVDCAVAHAWPQEIDGLGIMGALRLAGLRALEEVGRRGHRPGAIILDGTANWLAPPSADLLEGLDPAHAPQAAAPGVPRAGRDDGGDAGGALPPVRMEVKADARCAVVAAASVLAKVERDGLMEELADPGYGWASNKGYASPAHIRALARLGAGEQHRRSWRLPGLDGPSR; translated from the coding sequence GTGAGCCCGCGGGCCCGCCTCCTGCCCGACCGGGCCCTGGAGACCGAGCTGCTGGCGGGCACCGATCTGGTCGCCGGCATGGACGAGGTGGGGCGCGGTGCGCTGGCCGGCCCGGTCAGTGTGGGACTCGCGGTGGTCTCCCGGTCCACCCCCGCCCAGATGCCCCCGGGCCTGGCCGACTCCAAGCAGCTGACCGCCCGGCGCCGCCAGGCCCTGGTGGCCCCGGTGCGCCAGTGGGTGGTGGACTGCGCGGTGGCCCACGCCTGGCCCCAGGAGATCGACGGGCTGGGGATCATGGGCGCGCTCAGGCTCGCAGGCCTGCGGGCCCTGGAGGAGGTCGGCCGGCGCGGGCACCGGCCCGGTGCCATCATCCTGGACGGCACCGCCAACTGGCTGGCCCCACCGTCCGCGGATCTGCTGGAGGGCCTTGATCCCGCCCACGCCCCGCAGGCCGCTGCGCCCGGCGTGCCGCGGGCGGGGCGGGACGACGGCGGTGACGCTGGTGGTGCGCTGCCGCCGGTGCGCATGGAGGTCAAGGCCGATGCGCGCTGCGCCGTCGTGGCCGCGGCCTCCGTCCTGGCCAAGGTCGAGCGCGACGGGCTCATGGAGGAGCTGGCCGACCCCGGCTACGGGTGGGCCTCCAACAAGGGCTACGCCAGCCCCGCCCACATCCGTGCCCTGGCGCGCCTGGGTGCCGGTGAGCAGCACCGCCGCAGCTGGCGCCTGCCCGGCCTGGACGGCCCCTCCCGCTGA
- the lepB gene encoding signal peptidase I — protein sequence MRAPHDDAPGSPPAPARPELAPTLDEDEAPVRTAASAPTSPSPQDAADPGDDQPDGPDGPEGAEHLEELAAPAVLPPSIPPRRRPVPSIAPAAPEPRRPRLRFPSTLTVFVVILLLAALFKTYVLQTYEIPSGSMEDTLRSGDQVAVTMYDSEQIERGDVVVFTDPDNWLDVTEPTGLRGLLQDTLELVRLLPQDTGHHLIKRVIGVGGDHIVADGQGSLSVNGVPVDESYLKPGTLASEVPFDVVVPEGHVWVMGDNRSNSADSRFHRTDAHGGFVPRENIVGVAKSVIWPIDRWEGLGEGREIFAQVDQQAQDADPAAQEGQ from the coding sequence GTGAGAGCACCGCACGACGATGCCCCCGGCAGCCCTCCCGCGCCTGCCCGCCCGGAGCTGGCCCCCACCCTCGATGAGGACGAGGCTCCCGTCCGCACCGCGGCCAGTGCCCCCACCAGCCCCTCGCCACAGGACGCGGCCGACCCGGGCGATGACCAGCCCGATGGCCCAGATGGTCCGGAGGGCGCCGAGCACCTCGAGGAGCTCGCGGCCCCCGCCGTCCTGCCCCCCTCCATCCCGCCCCGACGGCGCCCCGTGCCATCCATCGCCCCGGCCGCCCCCGAGCCGCGCCGCCCACGCCTGCGCTTCCCCTCCACCCTGACCGTCTTCGTCGTCATCCTGCTCCTCGCGGCGCTGTTCAAGACCTACGTCCTGCAGACCTATGAGATCCCCTCGGGCTCCATGGAGGACACCCTGCGCTCAGGGGACCAGGTGGCGGTGACCATGTACGACTCCGAGCAGATCGAGCGGGGCGACGTCGTGGTCTTCACCGACCCCGACAACTGGCTGGATGTCACCGAGCCCACCGGCCTGCGCGGCCTGCTCCAGGACACCCTCGAGCTCGTCCGGCTCCTGCCCCAGGACACCGGGCACCACCTCATCAAGCGCGTCATCGGCGTGGGCGGAGACCACATCGTGGCCGATGGACAGGGCTCCCTGAGCGTCAACGGCGTCCCCGTGGACGAGTCCTACCTCAAGCCCGGCACTCTGGCCTCCGAGGTGCCCTTCGACGTCGTCGTGCCCGAGGGGCATGTGTGGGTCATGGGGGACAACCGCTCCAACTCCGCCGACTCCCGCTTCCACCGCACCGACGCCCACGGCGGCTTCGTGCCCCGGGAGAACATCGTGGGCGTGGCCAAGTCCGTCATCTGGCCCATCGATCGATGGGAGGGCCTGGGCGAGGGCCGCGAGATCTTCGCCCAGGTGGACCAGCAGGCCCAGGACGCCGATCCGGCGGCCCAGGAGGGCCAGTGA
- the rplS gene encoding 50S ribosomal protein L19: MNLIDQINQASLRDDIPSFRPGDTLKVHVRVVEGSRSRVQVFQGVVIARQGSGVSETFTIRKVSFGVGVERTFPVHTPSIDKIEVVTRGRVRRAKLYYLRNLRGKAAKIKERRED; this comes from the coding sequence ATGAACCTGATCGACCAGATCAACCAGGCCTCCCTGCGCGACGACATCCCGTCCTTCCGCCCCGGTGACACCCTCAAGGTGCACGTGCGGGTCGTGGAGGGCTCGCGCAGCCGTGTGCAGGTCTTCCAGGGAGTCGTCATCGCCCGCCAGGGCTCGGGCGTCTCTGAGACCTTCACCATCCGCAAGGTCTCCTTCGGCGTCGGCGTCGAGCGCACCTTCCCGGTCCACACCCCCTCCATCGACAAGATCGAGGTGGTCACCCGCGGCCGCGTGCGTCGCGCCAAGCTGTACTACCTGCGCAACCTGCGCGGCAAGGCGGCCAAGATCAAGGAGCGCCGCGAGGACTGA
- the lepB gene encoding signal peptidase I, producing the protein MIETHTDRASAAGSADEADRAGESTDQERDAAEAGDQEQGAGPALGPVQARLVRWGITAMYVVGAVVIVALVRTFIVQTFIIPSGSMEDTLVEGDRVAVTMYDAERIERGDVVVFTDPDNWLDVTEPTGLRGLGQDILEAVRILPRDAGHHLIKRVIGLPGDHVVADGEGSLSVNGVPVDESYLKPGRLASEVPFDVVVPEGHVWVMGDNRSNSADSRFHRTDAHGGFVPLGNVIGVAKSVVWPVGHWAGLSQGEQAFSEVPDAEAPAPAGASEDPTAPSAVVGAPAGVNSGTSVPGVSPLPGRLWHTERALGLRTASATGAALHSGDSRAS; encoded by the coding sequence ATGATTGAGACGCATACCGACAGGGCCAGCGCAGCCGGCAGTGCCGATGAGGCCGATCGGGCCGGTGAAAGTACCGACCAGGAGCGGGACGCCGCGGAGGCTGGTGACCAGGAGCAGGGCGCCGGGCCGGCCCTGGGCCCCGTGCAGGCCCGCCTGGTGCGCTGGGGGATCACCGCCATGTACGTGGTGGGCGCCGTTGTCATCGTGGCCCTGGTGCGGACCTTCATCGTCCAGACCTTCATCATCCCCTCGGGCTCCATGGAGGACACCCTCGTGGAGGGGGACCGCGTGGCGGTGACCATGTACGACGCCGAGCGGATCGAGCGGGGCGATGTCGTGGTCTTCACCGACCCCGACAACTGGCTGGATGTCACCGAGCCCACCGGCCTGCGCGGCCTGGGCCAGGACATCCTGGAGGCCGTGCGCATCCTGCCCCGGGACGCGGGCCACCACCTCATCAAGCGCGTCATCGGCCTGCCCGGGGATCATGTCGTGGCCGACGGCGAGGGCTCCCTGAGCGTCAACGGCGTCCCCGTGGACGAGTCCTACCTCAAGCCGGGCCGCCTGGCCTCCGAGGTGCCCTTCGACGTCGTCGTGCCCGAGGGGCACGTGTGGGTCATGGGGGACAACCGCTCCAACTCCGCCGACTCCCGCTTCCACCGCACCGACGCCCACGGCGGCTTCGTCCCCCTGGGCAACGTCATCGGCGTGGCCAAGTCCGTGGTCTGGCCGGTGGGGCACTGGGCGGGCCTGTCCCAGGGGGAGCAGGCCTTCTCCGAGGTGCCCGACGCCGAGGCCCCCGCCCCCGCCGGTGCCTCCGAGGACCCCACTGCACCATCGGCCGTGGTCGGTGCCCCCGCAGGCGTGAACTCCGGCACGTCGGTCCCGGGGGTCTCGCCGCTCCCCGGGCGCCTGTGGCACACTGAGCGGGCTCTGGGGCTCCGCACGGCCTCCGCCACTGGGGCGGCTCTGCACTCAGGAGACTCTCGGGCATCCTGA
- the trmD gene encoding tRNA (guanosine(37)-N1)-methyltransferase TrmD — MRIDVVTIFPDYLRALDLSLIGRAAAGGALDLTVHDLREWTTDRHRTVDDTPIGGGAGMVMKPDIWGRALDDILVAPGPDAADGAPPRPVLIIPTPAGEVFTQRTAEELAGAQHLVVACGRYEGIDGRVARHYAQQGVEVRELSIGDYVLNGGEAAALVIIEAVARLLPGVLGNPDSVVEESHGASGLLEYEVHTRPTTWRGLEVDPVLLSGDHGRIARARRDQSIARTAARRPDLIAALDAAALDAADRAALAAHGWLAPRSAAHPRPVTIRPARPADVDRLVALAARTFPDACPGHIPPEYIRRHVETHLTSELFASWIEDERVGLFVAELPHSPPPAGLPAEAPAPQCPLVGYSAVIMEAPDDSGAMPRGLDECPPGLAAGPQELVAELSKVYVDAAMRGSGLASALLEAAVAHAADRGADLVWLGTATGNRRAQKAYRRSGFTAEGARDYRVGEQVCRDVVMVRRPEPTAASTAGSTRGTA, encoded by the coding sequence GTGAGGATCGACGTCGTCACGATCTTCCCCGACTACCTGCGCGCCCTGGACCTGTCCCTCATCGGCAGGGCCGCGGCCGGTGGGGCACTCGACCTGACCGTCCACGACCTGCGTGAATGGACCACCGACCGCCACCGCACTGTTGACGACACCCCGATCGGCGGGGGAGCGGGCATGGTGATGAAGCCCGACATCTGGGGTCGGGCCCTCGACGACATCCTGGTGGCCCCGGGCCCCGATGCCGCCGATGGGGCACCGCCCCGGCCGGTGCTCATCATCCCGACCCCGGCCGGCGAGGTCTTCACCCAGCGAACCGCCGAGGAGTTGGCCGGCGCCCAGCACCTGGTCGTCGCCTGCGGGCGCTACGAGGGCATCGATGGGCGCGTGGCCCGCCACTACGCCCAGCAGGGAGTGGAGGTGCGCGAGCTGAGCATCGGGGACTACGTCCTCAACGGGGGAGAGGCCGCCGCACTGGTCATCATCGAGGCCGTCGCCCGCCTGCTGCCCGGGGTCCTGGGCAACCCGGACTCCGTGGTCGAGGAGTCCCACGGGGCCTCGGGGCTGCTGGAGTACGAGGTCCACACCCGCCCCACCACCTGGCGGGGCCTGGAGGTCGACCCCGTCCTGCTCAGCGGGGACCACGGGCGCATCGCCCGCGCCCGCCGCGACCAGTCCATCGCCCGCACCGCCGCGCGCCGCCCCGACCTCATTGCCGCCCTGGACGCCGCCGCCCTGGACGCCGCCGACCGCGCCGCCCTGGCCGCCCACGGGTGGCTCGCGCCCCGCAGCGCGGCCCACCCGCGCCCGGTGACGATCCGGCCCGCCCGACCTGCGGATGTGGACCGTCTCGTGGCCCTGGCGGCCCGCACCTTCCCCGACGCCTGCCCCGGACACATCCCGCCGGAGTACATCCGCCGGCACGTGGAGACCCACCTGACCTCCGAGCTGTTCGCCTCCTGGATCGAGGACGAGCGCGTCGGCCTCTTCGTCGCCGAGCTCCCGCACAGCCCCCCGCCGGCCGGGCTCCCGGCCGAGGCCCCGGCCCCGCAGTGCCCTCTGGTGGGCTACAGCGCGGTCATCATGGAGGCCCCCGATGACAGCGGGGCCATGCCCCGCGGCCTGGATGAGTGCCCGCCCGGCCTGGCCGCCGGGCCCCAGGAGCTGGTCGCCGAGCTGTCCAAGGTCTACGTCGATGCGGCCATGCGCGGCTCCGGACTGGCCTCGGCCCTCCTGGAGGCCGCCGTCGCCCACGCCGCGGACCGCGGCGCCGACCTGGTGTGGCTGGGCACCGCCACCGGCAACAGGCGCGCCCAGAAGGCCTACCGGCGCTCGGGCTTCACCGCCGAGGGTGCGCGGGACTACCGAGTGGGGGAGCAGGTGTGCCGCGACGTCGTCATGGTCCGCCGGCCCGAGCCCACCGCGGCGTCGACGGCGGGGAGCACCAGGGGCACCGCGTGA
- the rimM gene encoding ribosome maturation factor RimM (Essential for efficient processing of 16S rRNA) produces MLLTVAVIGPAHALKGEVRLEIRTDDPAGRLAEGTSLPTDPASAGPLTVSRLRFDGTRWFAAFDQARDRTAAEALRGVRLLVDTDEENDQDDEESWYRHQLIGLRALSTQGEHMGEVVDLEPGVAQDRLVVRTPRGRRVAVPFVAALVPQVDPEGGTVTLDPPGGLFPEDDDETDEAAGDASGTGGRR; encoded by the coding sequence GTGCTGCTCACCGTCGCCGTCATCGGCCCGGCCCACGCCCTCAAGGGCGAGGTCCGCCTTGAGATCCGCACGGACGATCCCGCCGGGCGCCTGGCCGAGGGGACCAGCCTGCCCACCGACCCCGCCTCGGCCGGGCCCCTGACGGTCTCCCGCCTGCGCTTCGACGGCACCCGCTGGTTCGCCGCCTTCGACCAGGCCCGCGACCGCACCGCCGCCGAGGCCCTGCGGGGAGTGCGCCTGCTGGTGGACACCGATGAGGAGAACGACCAGGACGACGAGGAGTCCTGGTACCGCCACCAGCTCATCGGCCTGCGCGCCCTGTCCACCCAGGGGGAGCACATGGGCGAGGTCGTCGACCTGGAGCCCGGCGTGGCCCAGGACCGGCTCGTCGTGCGCACCCCCCGGGGCCGGCGCGTCGCCGTCCCCTTCGTCGCCGCGCTCGTGCCCCAGGTCGATCCGGAGGGCGGAACCGTCACCCTCGACCCGCCCGGCGGCCTGTTCCCCGAGGATGATGACGAGACTGATGAGGCTGCTGGGGACGCCTCCGGCACCGGGGGGCGCCGGTGA
- a CDS encoding RNA-binding protein, which translates to MLADALEHLVRGIVDNPDDVTVTSRSLRRGDLLEVRVNPEDLGRVIGRSGRTARALRTVVGALADSPVRVDVVDTDRR; encoded by the coding sequence ATGCTGGCTGACGCCCTCGAGCACCTCGTGCGCGGCATCGTCGACAATCCCGACGACGTCACCGTCACCTCCCGCTCGCTGCGGCGCGGCGACCTGCTCGAGGTGCGGGTCAACCCCGAGGACCTCGGCCGCGTCATCGGCCGCTCAGGGCGCACAGCCCGGGCCCTGCGCACCGTCGTGGGCGCCCTGGCCGACTCGCCGGTGCGCGTCGACGTCGTCGACACCGACCGGCGCTGA
- the rpsP gene encoding 30S ribosomal protein S16, whose translation MAVKIRLKRMGKKFAPFYRVVVLDSRKKRDGRVIEEIGLYDPMQEPSLIRIDSERAQYWLGVGAQPTDAVFKLLKITGDYQAFKGLAGAEGTLKVKDAEAASVAKQEAVKAAAADAEKRKAAAAEAKAKAEKEAEAAESAEASEQPEQTSSEDGAEASEEA comes from the coding sequence GTGGCAGTCAAGATTCGCCTCAAGCGCATGGGCAAGAAGTTCGCCCCCTTCTACCGGGTCGTCGTCCTCGACTCCCGTAAGAAGCGCGACGGCCGTGTCATCGAGGAGATTGGTCTGTACGACCCGATGCAGGAGCCCTCGCTCATCCGCATCGACTCCGAGCGCGCCCAGTACTGGCTCGGCGTGGGCGCCCAGCCCACCGACGCCGTCTTCAAGCTGCTGAAGATCACCGGCGACTACCAGGCCTTCAAGGGCCTGGCCGGTGCCGAGGGCACCTTGAAGGTCAAGGACGCCGAGGCCGCCTCGGTCGCCAAGCAGGAGGCCGTCAAGGCCGCCGCCGCCGACGCCGAGAAGCGCAAGGCCGCCGCCGCGGAGGCCAAGGCCAAGGCTGAGAAGGAGGCGGAGGCCGCGGAATCGGCCGAGGCCTCCGAGCAGCCCGAGCAGACCTCCTCCGAGGACGGCGCCGAGGCGTCCGAGGAGGCCTGA
- a CDS encoding ABC transporter ATP-binding protein, translating into MSTTAPTRNSPAHPATASTQAGPGAPPATSTGPAVEITGLVKTFGSLRAVDGIDLTVRPGEIVAFLGPNGAGKSTTLDIILGFTAADTGTARVFGAAPAQAARRMRTGAILQEGGLLPDYTVSQTISIVAAMRGARHDIAAVTRLAGITPILRRKVAKCSGGERQRLRLALALLGNPDLMVLDEPTAGMDVTARRTFWAAIRERAAGDRAVLFATHYLQEAADFADRIIIISHGRIVAAGSVDEVRALGQGTTITATWPGLAGAAQLREALAEAGPAVLGSRVHGEHLEIRTSAPDDVARLLLTRTPCHHLGITALSLDEVFAELVHSPAEDPAEDPAQAA; encoded by the coding sequence ATGAGCACCACAGCCCCCACCCGCAACAGCCCCGCCCATCCCGCCACCGCCTCCACGCAGGCCGGCCCCGGCGCACCGCCCGCCACGAGCACCGGCCCCGCCGTGGAGATCACCGGCCTGGTCAAGACCTTCGGGAGCCTCCGGGCGGTCGACGGCATCGACCTGACCGTGCGCCCTGGGGAGATCGTCGCCTTCCTGGGCCCCAATGGGGCCGGGAAGTCCACCACCCTGGACATCATCCTCGGCTTCACCGCGGCCGACACCGGCACTGCCCGGGTCTTCGGCGCCGCGCCCGCCCAGGCCGCCAGGCGGATGCGCACCGGTGCCATCCTCCAGGAGGGCGGCCTCCTGCCCGACTACACGGTGAGCCAGACGATCAGCATCGTGGCCGCCATGCGCGGCGCCCGCCACGACATCGCCGCGGTCACCCGGCTGGCGGGGATCACGCCGATCCTGCGCCGCAAGGTGGCCAAGTGCTCCGGTGGGGAGCGCCAGCGCCTGCGCCTGGCCCTGGCCCTGCTGGGCAACCCCGACCTCATGGTCCTCGATGAGCCCACGGCAGGCATGGATGTCACGGCGCGCCGGACCTTCTGGGCCGCGATCCGCGAGCGCGCCGCGGGCGACAGGGCCGTCCTCTTCGCCACGCACTACCTCCAGGAGGCGGCGGACTTCGCCGACCGCATCATCATTATCAGCCATGGCCGCATCGTGGCGGCCGGCTCGGTCGATGAGGTGCGGGCCCTGGGCCAGGGCACCACGATCACGGCCACCTGGCCGGGGCTGGCCGGCGCCGCGCAGCTGCGCGAGGCGCTGGCCGAGGCGGGCCCGGCCGTTCTGGGCTCCCGCGTGCACGGGGAGCACCTGGAGATCCGCACCAGCGCGCCCGACGACGTCGCCCGCCTCCTGCTGACCCGCACTCCCTGCCACCACCTGGGCATCACCGCCCTGAGCCTAGACGAGGTCTTCGCCGAGCTCGTCCACTCCCCCGCCGAGGATCCGGCAGAGGACCCCGCGCAGGCGGCCTGA
- a CDS encoding ABC transporter, producing the protein MTAPAVPAVPTPGTASAASRERPSLVPYIVTELRNTVIRADTIIFIIIMPLAFYLMFGAMASYGDFDAGRGNVNAVVMVNMAVFSTAMAATSVAGTSAVELAGGWGRQMALTPGGMRSYMLVKTAAAVLLSLVPVTLIFTAGALLGARCDSPLVWAGSYLLCLTPTIPFSLYGLAIGLWFPSQGAVGIASASVSVWGFLSNIFMPLGGTLFTIAHATPLYGAAGLSQRPILDDMVVTATGPIREGMWLQLANLVAWTLILALVCLASMRRSTARR; encoded by the coding sequence ATGACCGCCCCCGCCGTTCCTGCCGTCCCCACCCCCGGCACTGCCAGCGCCGCTAGCCGGGAGCGCCCGAGCCTGGTGCCCTATATCGTCACCGAGCTGCGCAACACCGTCATCCGGGCCGATACCATCATCTTCATCATCATCATGCCGCTGGCCTTCTACCTCATGTTCGGGGCCATGGCCTCCTATGGCGACTTCGACGCCGGCCGGGGCAATGTCAATGCCGTTGTCATGGTCAATATGGCGGTGTTCTCCACGGCCATGGCGGCCACGAGCGTGGCGGGGACCTCCGCCGTCGAGTTGGCCGGGGGCTGGGGGCGGCAGATGGCCCTGACACCGGGGGGCATGCGCTCCTACATGCTCGTCAAGACCGCCGCGGCGGTCCTGCTGTCCCTGGTGCCGGTGACGCTGATCTTCACCGCCGGGGCCCTCCTGGGCGCCAGGTGCGACAGCCCCCTGGTGTGGGCGGGCTCCTACCTGCTGTGCCTGACCCCGACGATCCCCTTCTCCCTCTACGGCCTGGCCATCGGCCTGTGGTTCCCCTCCCAGGGGGCTGTGGGCATCGCCTCGGCATCGGTGTCGGTGTGGGGGTTCCTGTCGAATATCTTCATGCCGCTGGGCGGCACCCTGTTCACGATCGCCCACGCCACGCCGCTCTACGGGGCGGCGGGTCTGAGCCAGCGCCCGATCCTGGACGACATGGTGGTCACGGCCACCGGGCCGATCAGGGAGGGCATGTGGCTCCAACTCGCTAACCTCGTGGCATGGACGCTCATCCTGGCCCTGGTCTGCCTGGCCTCCATGCGCCGCTCGACGGCCCGGCGCTGA